In the genome of Devosia rhizoryzae, the window TCTTCCCCCGCCACGATCATGGCGCCCACCATGTTGGTGCCGGAAATGTGGGAGTTGTCATAGACTTCGATGCGGCGTGGCGGTTCGTCGAGGCCAAAGCAATTGGCGACGCCTTCAAGCAGGGTGCGGTTGGAAGCGCCTTCCGCGAGCTGTCGGCCAAGAGCTTCGCGGGCATTGTTGAGCGCGTGATTGACCAGATCGCGCTTTTCGCCACGCTGCGGCTGCTCGATGTAAACGCGGCGACCGGCGCGGCTGGTCAGTGCCTCTTCCATCAAGCCGTGTTCCGATAGTTCGTGGCTGACCAGCACCAAACGGGCAGGGGTGCGGTTCTCGTAGAACTGGGCAATGAAGGCTTCAAGAACTTCGGCGTCGGAGAGCGATGCATCGGCGCGTGGGCGGTAGGGATAGTTGCCCCAGTTCTGGTAGGCACGGAAGAAGAAGACCTGGACGCAGAACTGTCCGCCCTCGTGGTGGATGGCAAAGACGTCGGCTTCCTCGACCGACTTTGCCGTGGCGTCGCCCTGCGACTGTACCAGCGCCAGAGCCCCAAGGCGGTCTCGGATCAATGCGGCGCGTTCGAAGTCCATGTCCTCGGCCGCCTTGCTCATATCGGCCTGGAGGTGTTTACGGACCGCGTCGGACTTGCCGGACAGAAACTGGCGCGCATCTTCGACCAACTCGCCGTAGGCCTCGAGGCTGATCTCGCGAGTGCAGGGCCCGGCGCAGCGCTTAATCTGGTACTGAAGGCAGGGCCGCGTGCGCGCGGCGTAGAAACTGTCGGAGCAGTTGCGCAGAAGGAACGCCTTCTGCAGGCTGGCAATGGTGCGACCTACCGCGGTTGCTGAAGCGAAGGGGCCGAAATAATGGCCAGGACGGCGACGAGTGCCGCGATGCTTGGTCAGCTCCGGCGCTTCGTGGTCCGTCGCGATGTGGATATAGGGGAAGCTCTTATCGTCGCGCAGCAATACGTTGAAGCGTGGCTTCAACCGCTTGATCATATTCGCTTCAAGCAGCAGCGCCTCAGACTCGGTTTCGGTCCGCACGAACTCCATGCTGACGGTCGCAGCGATCATGCGCTGGAGGCGCAGCTCCAGTCCGTCGGGGCGGGTATAGTTGGTGACGCGCGCCTTGAGGTTGCGGGCCTTGCCCACATACATGACCTCGCCCCCGGCATCGAGCATGCGATAAACGCCAGGTGCATTGGGGAGAGTGCGAACGAAGGCCCGGATGACGTCCGGGCCGGATGGAGGCGGCAGGGCAGTTGTGTCGGTCATAGGCGCGGGGTTGGTCCGCTTTCAGGCGGAAAAACAAGATGTTCCCCGCCATCGAGGGCCAGCATCTGGCCGGTGAAGGCGGGCAGGGTAAGGAGCGTTAGCACCCCTTGGGCGATGGCATCGGGGCCGGCATGGCGCTTCAGCGGCAAGGCCTCGACCGAAGCGTCGAAATCGGCCTGGCTTTGCCGTGAATTGGGCAGAACAGGCCCCGGACCAATGGCATTGACGCGGATCGTAGGAGCCAGCGACTGGGCCAGGGTACGCGTTGCGGTCCAGAGCACTGATTTGGATAGATAGTAGCTGAAAAAGGCAGGAGAAGGGGCAAGGACGCGTTCGTCGATCATATTGACGATATTGCCCTCGGCGCCTTCCGGAAGCTGGGCAGCGAAGTCGCGGGTGAGGAAGATCGGCACCTCGGCGTGGATGGCAAAGTGCTTGTCCCAAAGCTCTTCGGTCACGTCGCGGGCGCTGTCGGGTTCGAAGATCGAGGCGTTGTTGACGAGGACCGTCAGGGGACCAAAGAATGCCGCGGCCCTCTCTATGACAGTGGCGCGCTCGGCTCGGTTTCCGAGGTCAGCCTGAAGAATGTCAGCTTTGCCGCCGCCCGCCCTGATCTGGCTCATGACAGACCGGGCACCCTCTTCGTCAGACCGGTAATGGACCACGACTGCGTAGCCATGCGACGCCAGCTTGGTGGCGATCGCGGCGCCGATGCGGTCGCTGGCGCCGGTGACAAGCACGACGGCCTGGGACTGATTCGCGGTGGTTTTGCTGGTGTTGGACATCGGGCGAACCATAGGCCGGTTGCGGCGCCCTCTTCAATCCGGCGCAGTTTGTATCAGCGCTCACTATCCTGCCAGGCATGACAAGATGTGGCAGGAGGTATAGGCAGCGATACTGGTGAACACCTCCGCGCCAGTTTGCTTCTCCTGCACGAGCCTCGTCATGACCACCCCAGCCAGCGAGCGGACCGACCATGTCGGTCGCGCGATCATTCTGACGCTGATCACCGTTACCGTGTTCGGCGTCCAGGATGCTGTTTCCAAAATCCTGGTGCAGACCCATTCGCCGTTCCAGATGACCATGATGCGCTATTGGGGTTTTGCCCTGTTTGCGTTGTTCCTCGTGGCGCGTCAGGCGCCGTTGCGGCAGGCATTCCGGTCGAAAGTGCCGGTATGGCAGGTGGTGCGCGGCACGCTGCTGATCGCCGACATCTGGTTTTTCGCGCTGGCGCTGCAGACCGTGCCGCTTGGTGAGCTGCAGGCGATCGTCATCGTTTATCCGCTGCTGGTGACGCTGTTCGCAATTCTCGTGCTCGGCGAGAAGGTGGGCATCTTCCGCTTCGCGGCTGTCGGCGTAGGCTTTCTTGGAGCCATATTGATCATGCGACCCGGCGGCGTGCCCCTGACCTGGGGTGTCTTCTGCGGCCTCGCCTCGGCAACGCTTTATGCGCTCTACATCGTCCTGACCCGCAAGGTCAGCCGGGTGGATAGCGCCGCCACCAGCATGACCTATGCCGCCGTGGTCGGTCTTGTGCTGTCCACCGGGGTCGGAGTGTTTTTCTGGCAGCCGATGGGATGGACCGAGCTGGCCATGACGGTGCTGATCATGGTCACCACCTGCGCCGGGCACGGGCTCATGGTGTTTGCACTAAGCATGGCGCCTGCGAGCACGGTGCAGCCGTTCAACTATTTCTCGCTGCCCTGGGCCATCGTTCTCAGCATCCTCGTCTTCGGACAATGGATCGATCCGATCTCGCTTGTCGGTGCCGCCATCATCGTGGCCGCGGGCCTTGTGATCATGGCACGCGAGCGCGTCCGCAAAGTCTCGGTCACTCCCCAAGAGGCCCTGCCGGGGCATGAATGATCCAGTCGGACGAATGAAAAACGCCGCCACGAGGGGCGGCGCTGAGGAGTGGCTTAGTTGCCGGCGCAGAAATAGCCGTTCGGGCCATTGAAGCAGAAGCTTGCACCCGGGTTGGATGGGTAGACCGGATAAGGCTGCGGACGCGGGTTATTCCAGTGGGGCGGACGCGGGGGACGCGGGTTCCAGTGTGGCGGACGCGGCGGAGGATCATAGACCGGCGGACGCGGGGGTGGGTTGTAGCCACCGTTCCAATCGTCATCGTTCCAACCGCCGCCACGCGACAGATAGTTGGACGAGACCCAGCCATCGGGGCCGCGCTTTTGCACGTAGCACCAGCTGCCGCGGCACTGCTGAACGTCGACCGTTTCACCGCGGCGCAAGGTATCGACGACTCCATAGCCGGTCCCCGGACCGGAGCGAACGTTGACATTGCCGGTGGCAACGGCAGGGGCGGCAAAGGCAGTAGCGGCAGTGGCCAGCAGGGTCAGGCCCGCCAAACCAGATGCGAGTAAGGTCTTCCGGATCGTCATGGTAATCCTTTCCGAGAAAGCGAGTGGCGTTTTCCGCCGGTGAAGGCAGATAAGCTCATCCCGGATGAACCCAAGCTGAATGAGCCATTAAGCCAAAAACGGACTGCGCTTGGCCGAGTTCCCGGCCTGATCAGAGGCGAAGAAGGTCGACGAAGCGGCCAAGTGCAGCGGTAAAGCGCTTCCGTTGCTTGGGCTTCAACTCGCCGAGCAAAGCTTCCTCGAGCTGCGCCCAATGATCGGCAAGGCTGTTGCGGATACGCGTGCCGCGATCAGTGAGGGCAAGCCCAGGTTCAAGCAGTGGGCCGACAGCCTGACGGGTCACCAGATCACGCTCGGCAAGCCGTTCGATGCGGAGGGACAAGGCGTCGAGCGGCAGGCCCAGCTCATTGGCAAGATCAGCTTCCGTCGTCCCTGACCGCCCCAGCACGAAGAGCACTGCGTCGTCACCCGGCTCCAGTCCCTTTTCGAGCACAGGAACCAGCAGCGCCTGATGCGCAAGCTGGCCGGCCTCGATTAACCGGTAGAGTGCCGATCGTGGGGAAGGTCTGGACATAGGCGGGAAAATAGTCCGAACTCCTCTGTGCCGTCGATGCGGCTTCCATCCTATCGTTAATCGCCGAACGACCAAGAGCCCATGTTGTTCGGTCCACATAGATGCGTTATGCGGGTTCATACCCGCTAGACGACACGGATCGCCATGACGCAGGACCTTGCCCGGATACGTGCCTTCGTCCAAGTCTTCGATGCGGGCGGCTTTTCTTCGGCGGCTCGCCAGCATGGTCGCTCCAAGGCCCTGCTCAGTAAATATGTCACCGATCTCGAGGACTATCTGGGCGTCCGGCTGATGAACCGGACCACACGCAAGCTGAGCCTTACGGAAGCAGGAGAAGCCTATTACCGGGAAGCCTCGGGGTTGCTGCAACAACTCGACGATCTCGATGCCACCATCACCGAGCAGACCGCTGAGCCGCGCGGGTTGTTGCGGGTTTCGGCGCCGCGCAATTTCGGCGAGTCGACGCTGGCGCCAGCGATCTTCGAATACCTCCAGAAGTTCCCCAAGGTGCAGCTCGATCTGCGCCTTGAGGACCGCTATGTCGACCTGGTCGATGAAGGCATCGACGTCGCCTTGCGTATCTCCACGCTGGCGGATTCGTCCTTGATTGCGCGCAAGATCGCCGACATGCATGTGGTGATCGGCGCCGCTCCGGCGCTGCTGAAGCGGGCAGGGACGCCGCAGCACCCCGAGGACCTGCGGCACCTGCCGTGCATCATCGACGTCAACCTGCAGGGCCAATCGAACTGGCGGTTTACCGAAGAAGGCAAGACCATTTCGGTTCCGGTGAACGGGCCCTTGCGCGTCAACTCCCCCCTGGCAGCGCTGACTGCGGCCGTGATGGGTCTCGGTTTTGTCGTATTGCCCTCCTATCTGGCAGAACCTGCCGTTCAGCGGGGCGAGCTCGTTCCGGTCCTGCCGGGGTTCCTGCCGACCGGTCAGACGCTGCAAGCCGTCTATCCCCATCGGCGGCACCTTGCCGGCAAGGTTCGGGCGCTGATCGACCATCTGGTGGAGTGGTTCGCCACCCATCCCATTCATTAAGGACCCAAGAGGTTGAGCT includes:
- a CDS encoding SDR family oxidoreductase, producing MSNTSKTTANQSQAVVLVTGASDRIGAAIATKLASHGYAVVVHYRSDEEGARSVMSQIRAGGGKADILQADLGNRAERATVIERAAAFFGPLTVLVNNASIFEPDSARDVTEELWDKHFAIHAEVPIFLTRDFAAQLPEGAEGNIVNMIDERVLAPSPAFFSYYLSKSVLWTATRTLAQSLAPTIRVNAIGPGPVLPNSRQSQADFDASVEALPLKRHAGPDAIAQGVLTLLTLPAFTGQMLALDGGEHLVFPPESGPTPRL
- a CDS encoding MarR family winged helix-turn-helix transcriptional regulator — encoded protein: MSRPSPRSALYRLIEAGQLAHQALLVPVLEKGLEPGDDAVLFVLGRSGTTEADLANELGLPLDALSLRIERLAERDLVTRQAVGPLLEPGLALTDRGTRIRNSLADHWAQLEEALLGELKPKQRKRFTAALGRFVDLLRL
- a CDS encoding SH3 domain-containing protein — protein: MTIRKTLLASGLAGLTLLATAATAFAAPAVATGNVNVRSGPGTGYGVVDTLRRGETVDVQQCRGSWCYVQKRGPDGWVSSNYLSRGGGWNDDDWNGGYNPPPRPPVYDPPPRPPHWNPRPPRPPHWNNPRPQPYPVYPSNPGASFCFNGPNGYFCAGN
- a CDS encoding LysR family transcriptional regulator — protein: MTQDLARIRAFVQVFDAGGFSSAARQHGRSKALLSKYVTDLEDYLGVRLMNRTTRKLSLTEAGEAYYREASGLLQQLDDLDATITEQTAEPRGLLRVSAPRNFGESTLAPAIFEYLQKFPKVQLDLRLEDRYVDLVDEGIDVALRISTLADSSLIARKIADMHVVIGAAPALLKRAGTPQHPEDLRHLPCIIDVNLQGQSNWRFTEEGKTISVPVNGPLRVNSPLAALTAAVMGLGFVVLPSYLAEPAVQRGELVPVLPGFLPTGQTLQAVYPHRRHLAGKVRALIDHLVEWFATHPIH
- a CDS encoding DMT family transporter; amino-acid sequence: MTTPASERTDHVGRAIILTLITVTVFGVQDAVSKILVQTHSPFQMTMMRYWGFALFALFLVARQAPLRQAFRSKVPVWQVVRGTLLIADIWFFALALQTVPLGELQAIVIVYPLLVTLFAILVLGEKVGIFRFAAVGVGFLGAILIMRPGGVPLTWGVFCGLASATLYALYIVLTRKVSRVDSAATSMTYAAVVGLVLSTGVGVFFWQPMGWTELAMTVLIMVTTCAGHGLMVFALSMAPASTVQPFNYFSLPWAIVLSILVFGQWIDPISLVGAAIIVAAGLVIMARERVRKVSVTPQEALPGHE
- the uvrC gene encoding excinuclease ABC subunit UvrC, with translation MTDTTALPPPSGPDVIRAFVRTLPNAPGVYRMLDAGGEVMYVGKARNLKARVTNYTRPDGLELRLQRMIAATVSMEFVRTETESEALLLEANMIKRLKPRFNVLLRDDKSFPYIHIATDHEAPELTKHRGTRRRPGHYFGPFASATAVGRTIASLQKAFLLRNCSDSFYAARTRPCLQYQIKRCAGPCTREISLEAYGELVEDARQFLSGKSDAVRKHLQADMSKAAEDMDFERAALIRDRLGALALVQSQGDATAKSVEEADVFAIHHEGGQFCVQVFFFRAYQNWGNYPYRPRADASLSDAEVLEAFIAQFYENRTPARLVLVSHELSEHGLMEEALTSRAGRRVYIEQPQRGEKRDLVNHALNNAREALGRQLAEGASNRTLLEGVANCFGLDEPPRRIEVYDNSHISGTNMVGAMIVAGEEGFSKKHYRTFNIKSEITAGDDFGMMREVLTRRFTRLANESDAEADEVEDSGMPDWPDVVFIDGGAGQLNAVREVIAQLNLPKEVTFIGIAKGEERDAGREKFFMEGKDAFMLPHRDPVLYYVQRLRDEAHRFAIGTHRAKRKKDQIKNPLDEIEGIGPTRKRALLNHFGSAKAVSRASLIDLQSVPTISRAMAQLVYDYFNRS